A window of Betaproteobacteria bacterium genomic DNA:
TCGCCAGCGCCCTCAGCGCGTTGGCCAGATCGTTGCTCGTTACCATGTTTTGTCGATATCCCAAGAACGAAAAGCCCGCGCGAACGGCTGCGCGGGCACCCCAATTCTAATCGATGCGGAGCGATGGGAACGGTGCACCCGTTCACTCGGCACGTCGCGGCAACGAGATACCCAGTTGCTTCAGCTTGCGGTAAAGGTGCGTACGCTCCAGACCCACCTTGTCGGCCACACGGCTCATGTTTCCGCCCTCGCGGGCGATGTGGTACTCGAAGTAGGCCTTCTCGAACGCATCGCGGGCCTCCCGAAGCCCGGCATCGAGCGAAATGCCGCCCAGGCTGGAACTGGGCAAGGTATCCAGGGCTCCCAGGACCGCACCGACGTCTTGCGGACGGATCTCCGCGGAAGTCGCGCCGAGGGCCGCCGACTTGACCACTGCCTCCAGTTGCGAAAGGTTGCCCGGCCACGGGTACAGACGCAGGGCGTTGAGGGCGGCCGTCGTCAGCGATCGCACCGGAGTTTCCTTCGCTTCCACCATCTGCCCCAGCAGCTGCGTGGCGATCACCGGAATGTCATCGGCGTGATCTCTCAGAGGAGGGATCCTCACCGTGAGCCCTGACAGTGCAGCGTACAGCCGAGGGTCGAACAATCCGTCGGCAACGCGCTGGGGGAGGGTGTGCCGGGCGGTGGAAACGACGCGCGTGCCGCCGGACGTCAACAAGGCGATGCGGCCGAGCAGCTGGCGCTGATGTTCGCGCGGCATCTCGTCCAGCTGCCGTATGAACAGCGTGCCTTCACCGGAAAGGGCGCCAGGACCTTCCAGGCTTGCCCCGAAGGCGCCGTCTTCCAGAGCAATCCAGGGAGTGTTGGCACGATGGAGAAATCTTGCACACAGTTCCTCTCCGCTGCCGGGTTCGGACAAGAGCAGGACCGGACAGCGCAATTCCCTGGCCCGCTCCAGGCGTGCCTTGAGATCGACGATGATCGGAGCGCCGCCCAGCACAGAGAGCGACAGCGGCGAAAAGGCCGTCTGACCCTGCGCAGGCTGGGTAAGAGCCTTGCCCACGGTGGATAGCAGCTTCTGCAGTGCTATCGGCTTTTCCAGGAACGCGTAAGCGCCGATCCGGGTGGCTTCGACCGCCGTGTCGATGGTCCCGTGCCCGGACATCATGACCACCGGCATGGTCAGCTGGCCCTTGGCTGCCCATTCCTTGAGCAGCGTGATGCCGTCCATGTCGGGCATCCAGATGTCCAGCAGGACAAGATCCGGTCGCGAACGTGAGCGCTGCTGTCGGGCCTCATCGGCGTTCTGTGCGAGTCGCACCTGATAACCCTCGTCGGAGAGAATTTCCGACAGGAGTTCCCGGATGCCGACCTCATCGTCCACCACCAGTATCTGGCTCATTGTCTCCGACCCCTCACCCGCTTGTCACCGCAGAAGGCGGACTTGCCGTTCGAGCTCCCGCCGGCACCGCCGCCGGCAGGAGAACGCTGACCCGGGCACCTCCCCTGAACGGTGTTCTCGAGATGGATGGTTCCGCCGTGTTCATCCACGATCTTCTTCACGATCGCCAAACCGAGCCCCGTTCCCTTCACCTTCGTCGTCACGTAAGGCTCGATAGGCCGTTCGAGGATCTCCGCAGGAAAGCCTGCGCCATTGTCGGCCACCCGAAGCGCGACGAACCGTTCCGCCTGTTCCACGCTGATGACGATGCGGGGCATGGTCGTCGAGGACACGGCATCCTCCGCATTCGCGAGCAGGTTGTGGATGACCTGCCGAAGCTTGGTGGAATCACCGAGTACCAGGCTTGCGTCGTGATCGATCCTGACCGAGATGGAGTGGCTCTGAGCCTCGTACAGACTCAGCACCTCGCGCACGAGCTGACCCAGGTCCAGAGCCTTCAGATCCACCTCTGGTGCGCGGGCGTAGCGGCTGAAGGCATCCACCATTCCCTTCAGCGCGGTCACCTGGTTGACGATCGTCTGCGTGAGCCGGGAAAGCAGATCGGCGTCGCCCCCGTCGAGCCGGGAGTGCAATCGCTGTTGCAGCCGTTCAGCCGAGAGCTGAATGGGCGTCAGCGGGTTCTTGATCTCGTGCGCAAGCCGCCGGGCGACCTCACCCCATGCCGCCTGCCGTTGCGCACGCAGAAGATTCGTGATGTCGTCGAACACGACGACGAAGCCGCTCTCGCTGGAATGAGCGATCTCGGACACCTTCACGAGCAGCGTGAGCTCGCCTCTCGTCGAGGGAAACTGGATCTCCCGTTCCTGCACGTGACGGCCTGGCAGCGCCAGCATCTGTGCGAGCGGCTCTGCAATCGCGGCAAGCTTCGAATGAACATCCGGCCAGTGATCCAGGGGTACCTGCTCCAGTTCGTCGAAGTTCACATCGAGGATTCGTCCCGCACTCGGATTGGCCGATCGCGGCCGTCCATCCGCGTCCAGGGCCAGGACCCCGGCGGACAAGTTGGAGAGAATCCCCTCGAGCGATCCCTTGGCGGTCTCCAGTTCCAGCTGATATCGCTGCGAAGCAGCCTGCGCCTCGGCCAGGTCGCGGGTCATGGCGTTGAACGAACGCGTCAGGATCCGCAGCTCGTCGTAGCTCTTGACCGGAGTCCGCTCGCGAAAGTCGCCCTGCGCGACGGCGCGAGTCCCTTCTGCGAGGACACCCAGGGGCGCCGAAAGGCGCTCGCTGAAAAAGATGCCGATCAGCAGCGACGAGAACAGGGCGAGCAGCAGCGCAAGCGTGAGGGAAAGGCCGTAGAGGCGCTTGAGCCCGGGTCGAGAGTACATGAGCTCCTGGAACTCGCCGTATGCGTGCTGCACCGCATCGGCATCCCGGGAAATGTCCTCAGGAACGACCTGGACAAGCTGCAGACCCTGCACTTCGTTCGAAGCCGTGTTGAGCGGTACCAGAACCCGGGCCACGAGGGAACCGGAGGGCTCGGCGACCACGCGCGCATAGGCCTGCTGCCGCCGCAAGCCCTGCATCATCTCGCCTGTCGGAATTCGTGGAGCGAGGGAAGTTTTCGATGCAGCGGAGAAAACTCGAACGTTGCCGTTGAGATCGAACACAGCGGCTTCGTGCACGGCCGCCTGTTCGCGAAGCGAGTGGATGGATGTTCTCTGTCTGGCAAGAGGCTGGTCCGAAAGCGACAGCGCCATGGTCTCGGCCTTGTCGCGAAGTTCGCGCTGCATGACTTCCAACGTGCGGCGCCCGAGAGAGAGCCCCCCCTCGAGCGCCGTTTCCACCCTGATGTCGAACCAGGTGTCGATGGAGCGCGTCAGGAACTGAACGGAAACGGCGTAGACCAGCGCGCCGGGGAGCATTGCCACCAGAGCGAACAGCGATACCAGCCGCAACGTGAGCTTCGAACCGAACACCCGTTGCTGCAATCGTCGCCGGAGGAGCAGCAACTGGTATCCGGCCAGCATCATGAGGATGAGCACCACCGCCACCCCAGCGCCGAGCAGCCAAACCAGCCCGCCGGCGAAAGCAGGCGAGTTGCTGCTTGCCGTGGAGAGGAGATAGATGAGAAGGGCGCCGCTTGCGATCACCAGGGCCGTGACGATTCGTCCGCCTCTGGAGGAGAACGCCGCCTGCCATCGCAGCATCCGGCTCGTCATGGCCGAAACGTCCAGCGATACCAGTCGGAGGAGACGTTCCAGCTCTTCGATCCGATCGAACTCAGCTGGAACGGCTTGGGTAGCTGCGACGAGTCGAGCCGCAGACGCAGCTGTGCGACGTAGGCGACACCCGGTTCGATGTCCTCCTTCGAGGCGATCGGCCGCGCCTTGATGCGGGCCATCATGTTCAGCGCCTCGGCCAGGCTTTCGACGTTTCGGGTGAGCGAGCCAGATGTGAACCGATACTGCCGGGTCAACGCGTTGAAGCTGAGCCGGTAGCGTTGTTCGAACGAGGCGACCGACTTGTTCCAGAGATTGAGCAGGTACCAGCGTTCGTAGAGAACCTCGAATTCGGTGACGAAGTGCAGCGTGAGACCGCGGTGGAGGGCTTCCTCGAGCGTCTCGCCCAGATCGATCTGGAAGGCGGCGTCGAGCACGTAGCTATCGCCGTTGGTAACGATATCGGCGGAGCGTATGTGAATCGAAGGTTCGCTCGCCGAACCGCTGGGTGGAAGGCTCATGCCTGCGATCAACGCAGCCAGGAGCACGAACCATCGCCAGGCAGCGGTCATGGGAAGACCATGCCCGGCGCGGCGGTCATTCCGAAGGAAAGATCATGGCGCAGGTGCGGCAGGAGCAGGGAGCTTGACGAACAGGGCGTAGAAGAATCCATCGTGGACGCTGGAGGGCAGCAGGACGCCATCGCGCCCGGAGAAGGCCGTGATGGGCAATTCGGCTGCATCGGAGGCCTTGCCGAGCCAGTCGCGCACCACATCGACGTTCTCCTCCGCGAATACCGAGCAAGTGACGTAGAGCAATTTACCA
This region includes:
- a CDS encoding DUF4390 domain-containing protein; its protein translation is MTAAWRWFVLLAALIAGMSLPPSGSASEPSIHIRSADIVTNGDSYVLDAAFQIDLGETLEEALHRGLTLHFVTEFEVLYERWYLLNLWNKSVASFEQRYRLSFNALTRQYRFTSGSLTRNVESLAEALNMMARIKARPIASKEDIEPGVAYVAQLRLRLDSSQLPKPFQLSSIGSKSWNVSSDWYRWTFRP
- a CDS encoding sigma-54-dependent Fis family transcriptional regulator, whose product is MSQILVVDDEVGIRELLSEILSDEGYQVRLAQNADEARQQRSRSRPDLVLLDIWMPDMDGITLLKEWAAKGQLTMPVVMMSGHGTIDTAVEATRIGAYAFLEKPIALQKLLSTVGKALTQPAQGQTAFSPLSLSVLGGAPIIVDLKARLERARELRCPVLLLSEPGSGEELCARFLHRANTPWIALEDGAFGASLEGPGALSGEGTLFIRQLDEMPREHQRQLLGRIALLTSGGTRVVSTARHTLPQRVADGLFDPRLYAALSGLTVRIPPLRDHADDIPVIATQLLGQMVEAKETPVRSLTTAALNALRLYPWPGNLSQLEAVVKSAALGATSAEIRPQDVGAVLGALDTLPSSSLGGISLDAGLREARDAFEKAYFEYHIAREGGNMSRVADKVGLERTHLYRKLKQLGISLPRRAE